A DNA window from Castanea sativa cultivar Marrone di Chiusa Pesio chromosome 7, ASM4071231v1 contains the following coding sequences:
- the LOC142605387 gene encoding uncharacterized protein LOC142605387: MAEDGDGDGGKRITRYSDFVKVHGLLLAASGLPQSLHFQLFQKLTSETFDGGAHFSIEPTSDGRQRRLLLTSSDSMAKESHVFLIDHAWTFRLSDAYKQLQEVSGLAERMAALMCVDIDLNSNAEETEEVVDGISHQNGTKLSVFEAMESEIHGAKEIGDGTVRWLELDELDIDDDTFLSLDLSTRFPGLLALSLCGNKLENVEIIAREVTKFEQLRALWLNNNPVVKNCDSQLENRVLQGLPRLEIYNSRFTAKFGAWALGFCGGVYGKDNPGSIHEGDHQLESVSSLDLSDRCIHNLISKAFSPVELPSLSYLNIRGNPLEQNSVAVLLEVLKEFPCLQSLEVDFPGPLGESAIDILESLPKLSELNGVNASKILDTGKHVIDSVLQPRLPEWTAEEPVTDRIISAMWLYLMTYRLADEEKIDETSVWYVMDELGSALQHNDEPNFRVAPFLFMPEGNLASAVSFSILWPTQNVKKGDECTRDFLFGIGEDKQRSARLSAWFHTPQNYFINEYKKHCQKLQSKSLISPSVQFSTTRSIHHTDGSPLRVYTDLPHVEEFLTRSEFVIISEPKDADIVWTSTQVDEDMKKAAGITDQQYINQFPFEACLVMKHHLAETVHKAYGSSEWLQPTYNLETHLSQLIGDYYVRKRDGLDNLWILKPWNMARTIDTTVTDNLSSIIRHMETGPKICQKYIEHPALFNGKKFDLRYIVLVRSINPLEIFLSDVFWVRLANNQYSLDKHSFFEYETHFTVMNYRGRFSHKNTPEFVTEFEQEHQVKWSEIHLRVRTMIRSVFEAAAAVHPDMHSPKSRAIYGVDVMLDTSFQPKLLEVTYCPDCTRACKYDTEALVGGEIKGRDFFNDVFGCLFLNETTHVSPL, encoded by the exons ATGGCTGAGGATGGGGATGGGGATGGGGGCAAGAGAATAACGAGGTACTCAGACTTCGTGAAAGTTCACGGGCTGTTACTAGCGGCGTCAGGGCTACCTCAGTCGCTGCACTTCCAGCTGTTCCAGAAGCTCACCTCGGAGACCTTTGACGGCGGAGCCCACTTCTCTATCGAACCCACTTCAGATGGCCGTCAAAGGCGTCTCCTTCTCACCTCCTCGGACTCCATGGCTAAGGAATCCCATGTCTTTCTCATCGACCATGCCTGGACTTTTCGCCTCTCCGATGCCTACAAACAG TTGCAGGAGGTTTCAGGGTTGGCTGAGAGGATGGCTGCTTTGATGTGTGTCGATATTGATTTGAATTCCAATGCTGAAGAGACTGAGGAAGTTGTTGATGGAATTTCACATCAAAATGGTACCAAATTGAGCGTTTTTGAAGCAATGGAAAGTGAAATTCATGGTGCAAAAGAGATTGGAGATGGTACAGTCAGGTGGCTGGAGCTTGATGAGCTTGACATTGATGATGACACGTTCTTGTCCCTTGATTTATCTACTAGATTTCCG GGTTTACTTGCACTTAGCTTGTGTGGGAACAAGCTTGAGAATGTGGAAATAATTGCTCGGGAAGTTACTAAATTCGAACAGCTAAGGGCTCTTTGGTTGAACAATAACCCAGTTGTTAAAAATTG TGATAGTCAGCTGGAGAATAGAGTTCTTCAAGGACTGCCAAGACTTGAAATTTACAACTCGCGTTTCACTGCTAAATTTGGTGCTTGGGCATTGGGTTTCTGTGGAGGAGTGTATGGAAAGGATAATCCGGGCAGTATCCATGAGGGTGACCATCAATTGGAGAGTGTTTCCTCTCTTGACCTTTCGGATAGATGTATTCACAATTTGATCAGTAAG GCTTTTTCACCTGTTGAGTTGCCTTCTCTATCATACTTGAATATTCGGGGGAATCCTTTGGAACAGAATTCTGTTGCTGTCTTGTTGGAAGTCCTGAAGGAATTTCCCTGCTTACAGTCTTTGGAG GTGGATTTTCCTGGGCCCCTTGGGGAAAGTGCCATAGATATTCTTGAATCTCTTCCTAAGCTTTCTGAACTGAATGGTGTCAATGCATCAAAAATATTAGATACTGGCAAGCATGTGATTGATTCAGTGCTTCAGCCGCGTCTTCCTGAATGGACTGCTGAGGAGCCTGTTACTGATCGCATTATAAGTGCTATGTGGCTATATTTGATGACATATAGGCTTGCAGATGAGGAAAAGATTGATGAAACCTCTGTATG gtATGTGATGGATGAACTAGGTTCAGCACTGCAGCATAATGATGAGCCAAATTTCAGGGTGGCTCCTTTTCTCTTCATGCCAGAGGGGAATCTGGCATCAGCTGTGAG CTTTTCTATATTATGGCCAACCCAGAATGTTAAAAAAGGAGATGAATGCACTCgtgattttctttttggtattgGGGAGGACAAACAACGTTCTGCCAGACTTTCAGCTTGGTTCCATACGCCGcagaattattttataaat GAGTACAAGAAGCACTGTCAGAAGTTGCaatcaaaaagtttgatttctCCATCTGTACAGTTTTCTACCACTAGAAGTATACATCATACTGATGGGTCTCCTTTACGTGTGTACACTGATTTACCTCACGTAGAAGAGTTTTTGACACGTTCGGAGTTTGTTATCA TATCTGAACCAAAGGATGCTGATATTGTATGGACAAGTACCCAGGTAGATGAGGATATGAAAAAGGCTGCTGGAATAACAGATCAGCAATATATAAACCAATTTCCTTTTGAGGCTTGTCTTGTCATGAAGCATCATTTGGCAGAGACTGTTCATAAG GCCTATGGATCTTCTGAATGGTTGCAGCCTACTTATAATCTTGAAACTCATCTATCTCAACTTATTGGTGACTATTATGTACGCAAAAGGGATGGGCTTGACAATCTGTGGATCTTAAAACCTTGGAATATGGCACGAACCATTGATACAACTGTAACTGATAATTTATCCAGCATCATCCGTCATATGGAGACTGGTCCTAAAATATGCCAAAAGTATATTGAACACCCTGCTTTGTTCAATGGGAAGAAGTTTGATCTCCGTTACATAGTATTAGTTCGGAGTATAAACCCTCTAGAAATATTCCTTTCCGACGTTTTCTGG GTTAGATTGGCGAACAACCAATATTCTTTAGACAAGCACAGTTTTTTCGAATATGAGACCCACTTTACTGTCATG AATTATCGTGGGAGGTTTAGTCACAAGAATACACCAGAGTTTGTGACAGAGTTTGAACAGGAACATCAAG TTAAATGGTCGGAGATCCATCTGCGAGTGAGAACGATGATTCGATCAGTCTTCGAGGCTGCTGCTGCAGTACATCCAGATATGCACAGTCCGAAATCAAGGGCTATTTATGGTGTGGATGTCATGCTGGATACCTCTTTCCAGCCAAAGTTACTGGAG GTGACTTATTGTCCCGACTGTACGAGAGCATGTAAGTATGATACCGAAGCTCTAGTTGGAGGAGAAATCAAAGGTCGTGATTTCTTTAATGATGTGTTTGGCTGTCTCTTTCTGAATGAAACTACTCATGTCAGCCCCTTGTAA